A section of the Suncus etruscus isolate mSunEtr1 chromosome X, mSunEtr1.pri.cur, whole genome shotgun sequence genome encodes:
- the SERTM2 gene encoding serine-rich and transmembrane domain-containing 2: MTELHFKYHGNLTGRAHFPTLATEVDTTSDKYSNLYMYVGLFLSLLAILLILLFTMLLRLKHVISPITSESTENSPQFTDVEMQSRIPTP; the protein is encoded by the coding sequence ATGACGGAATTACACTTCAAATATCATGGAAATCTCACTGGGCGGGCCCACTTTCCTACACTGGCAACGGAGGTTGATACCACTTCAGACAAGTATTCGAACCTGTACATGTATGTGGGCTTATTCCTGAGCCTTCTGGCCATTCTCCTCATCCTGCTCTTCACAATGCTACTTCGGCTGAAGCATGTCATTTCACCCATAACTTCTGAGAGCACAGAGAATTCTCCTCAATTCACAGATGTAGAGATGCAGAGTCGAATACCCACCCCTTAA